Proteins encoded in a region of the Phacochoerus africanus isolate WHEZ1 chromosome 8, ROS_Pafr_v1, whole genome shotgun sequence genome:
- the LOC125133833 gene encoding uncharacterized protein LOC125133833, with protein MSGRHMSRSNAYSRLKYPNNVSFLTQTPGWSHSPNVTGDNNLKCSRTPSGSEVSSSPSEQSKSPGSPRLPVRRICMGRPYNSKCIETSHLASCPKMARKPACLGSSHCLLCTDRPSGPSSPTFLDQLIRGINYLDRSTNAFYSTCPKSSLTLPRLAASYLERAANSIHLDDPDPSFPGNHSNPSTRVATSDDSGTCTCVVPSTRGVNALQCVGDSANTSCPRRLHSQSLAPMLPLRPGIKLPELPLFGNGIFSFGRLPKFWEAIRSSWKAPEPISKPCSWW; from the coding sequence ATGTCTGGACGCCACATGAGCCGTTCCAATGCTTACAGCCGCTTGAAATATCCCAACAACGTGTCCTTTCTCACCCAGACTCCAGGCTGGTCCCACAGCCCCAACGTGACGGGGGATAACAACCTCAAGTGCTCTCGTACCCCGAGTGGCTCAGAGGTGAGCAGCAGCCCTTCAGAGCAGTCCAAGAGCCCCGGATCCCCCAGACTCCCAGTGAGGAGAATCTGCATGGGCCGGCCCTACAACTCCAAGTGCATAGAGACAAGCCACTTGGCAAGCTGCCCCAAGATGGCCAGAAAGCCTGCTTGTCTTGGCAGCTCCCACTGCCTGCTCTGTACAGATCGCCCCTCTGGTCCCTCGAGCCCCACCTTCCTGGACCAACTCATCAGAGGCATCAACTACCTCGACAGATCCACCAATGCCTTCTACAGCACCTGCCCCAAGTCATCGCTGACCCTGCCGAGGCTCGCCGCCAGTTACCTGGAACGCGCCGCCAACTCCATCCACCTGGACGACCCGGACCCTTCCTTCCCTGGCAATCACTCCAACCCCAGCACCAGAGTGGCCACCTCTGATGACTCCGGCACCTGCACCTGCGTGGTGCCATCCACCAGGGGGGTCAATGCTTTGCAGTGTGTGGGTGACTCCGCCAACACCAGCTGCCCACGCAGGCTTCACAGCCAGAGCCTTGCTCCTATGCTgccactaaggccagggatcaagttgCCGGAGCTCCCTCTGTTTGGAAATGGGATCTTTTCCTTTGGGCGTCTGCCCAAGTTCTGGGAAGCAATCCGCTCAAGCTGGAAAGCCCCCGAACCCATCTCCAAACCCTGTAGCTGGTGGTAA